GAATGCCATCAAGCGGCTTCGGGCGCTGCGCGTAGATGAAGAGGTGACGACGCTGCAACAGTGGGTTGATAACTACGCCCGCAATACGGGCCGCGCACCTGCTTCTTTCCAGGAAATGGTGGCGGCTGGATACCTGAAACGTCTGCCCGTGGATCCGCTGGAAAATCCCTACCAGGTGCGCGGAGGACGTGTCGAGGTGGCGTATCCGGACGACCTGCCGTTCATCACCAAGGGACTGCCGCCCGGTCGCAAAGCATCGGTTGTGCCCTCTCCGGAATCCAACAAGTAAGCACCTGAATGAGATCATGAAAATTTTGTTGAGGACTCTTCTCGCAATTCTCTGCTGCGGTCCACTGTGGCTCGTGGCGACGGCGATGGCCCAGACTTCGCCGGCAGATATTCAAAAATTGGCAGAGGGCGTTGATAAGCACTACAACAACCTGACTTCCATGCAGGCCGACTTCGCCGAAATTTATCGCGGTGGCGGCATGGCACGCAGCGAGTCGGGCGTGATGTGGCTGAAGAAGCCGGGCAAGATGCGCTGGGAGTATAGGAATCCGCGGGAGAAACTATTCATCACGGATGGCAAGACGGCGTGGTTCTACGTCCCGGGCGAGAGGCAGGCACGGAGAGCATCTGTTAAGAGACTGGACGATATGCGCTCTCCGCTACGTTACCTTCTTGGCAGGACAAAGCTAATGAAGGAGTTCGAAGGACTGTCTTTGGCACCGGACGCTAGACCGGCCAACCAAGGAAACGTCATGTTGCGCGGAGTCCCGAAAGGAATGCAGGACAGGGTTTCCCAGGTGTTGCTGGAGATTACGCCGGAGCGCCGCATTGCGCGCATCTTCCTTGAGGAACTCGATGGTTCGACTACGGAATTCCGCTTTCTCCAGCAGCGTGAGAACGTCCAGGTAGCCGATGAGCGCTTTCGGTTCAGCCCTCCGCGTGGGATAGAGGTCATGGAAGCCAGCGAACTTGCCCCGCAGTAGGCAGGCGGACTTTGGCCATGATACTTAAAACAGGTTTTTAGGGGCCTGTGCTTGGGCCTTAGTGACCTTGCAATTACCGTCGATTTCGATTTAATGCCGAGAGAGCGTCTGTACAGCTACAATGCTTGGGTTTTCAGGATGTTAGACTCTAAGACAGGCAGTTAAATCCCCGGCTGAAACGTTCAGGGAATCGGCAGGACGCGTGGCCGTGGGGCCACCTTGCCGGTAGCATGGCTCACGAGCATGGCAGAATTCCTTATCAAGATGGCCGATGAGCGGGGGAACGTTTCCGAACTAATGGAGGCGGGCTTCAGTGAGGCTGAAGTGCGCGAGCACTTCGCCCAGCAAGGATACCTGGTTTATTGGGTGAAACCCCGCGGATTGCTCGCGGGCGGCGAAATTCGCCTGCCACAGCGCAAGCGCGTCAAACTGGAACAGTTCGTAATATTCAACCAGCAGTTTGTAACACTGATCCGGGCGGGCCTGCCGATCTCGCAGGCGCTCGACCTGCTCTCAAAGCGGCAGCGCAATCTGTACTTCCGGTCCGTGCTGGAAAACGTGCGCGACCGCGTTAAGAGCGGCGAGCTGTTGAGCGAAGCATTCGAGGCCCAAGGCGTTTTTCCCAAGATTTATTCGACGACGATCCTGGCGGGCGAGAAGAGCGGCAACCTGGAAGAGACTCTGTCGCGCTATATAGGGTTTCAGCGGCTGGCGCTCAGTTTCCGCAAGAAACTGGTAGCTTCGCTGATCTATCCATCGATCCTTGTGATTGGCGTCACCCTGCTGCTCTCGTTGCTCATCACATTTGTGGTGCCGCGCTTTGCCGCTCTCTACAACGACATGGGCGCGCCACTGCCGGGGATCACGGCATTCACGCTCGCCGTCGCGTTGAGCATCAAGAACCTGCTTCCCTTGCTGCTGATTGGGTTGGGTGCTACGGGATTCCTGCTATGGCGCTGGAGTCGCACCGATACGGGGGCTGCGCAGATCGACAAGATCAAGCTGCGGACACCGATCCTTGGGCCGACCTGGCTGAAGTACCAGGTAGCGGTGTTTTCGCGGATGCTGGCAACACTGCTGGCGGGCGGCCTGTCGCTGGTTCCGGCGCTGGAGACGGCCAGCGCTTCCATGCAAAGCCGGCTGATGGCAAACGGCATCAGCGTGGCCGTGCAAAGCGTCCGGGAGGGACAGCCACTCTCGCGCAGCCTGGAGGCCACGGCGATTTTTCCCGAACTAGCGGTGGAGATGATAGAGGTCGGCGAGTCCACGGGTGCGCTCCCGTCCATGCTTACGTCGGTGGCGGAATTCTATGAGGAAGACGTGCAGAACGCGCTCTCGGCGGCGATGTCGCTGATCGAGCCGTTCATCCTGATCTTCATGGGCCTGGTGGTCGGCTTCATCCTGATATCGCTCTACATGCCGGTTTTCAGCATCGGAACTACCGGGGCCGCGGGCGGAATCGGATCGGCGGGGGCAGGCCGCTAGAGCTAACCGGCGCCTTGCCAAACGGCGCACAGATATTTTCCTGGAGTAAGTATTAATGGCACAGCTTTTCATCAATGGCGCAAGCACAGTCACGGGCGACGAGGAAGCGCGCGGACGCGACTTAGCGCGCCGCTATCGCTGCGAGTTCGTGGACCTGCGCAACTTTCATATACAACACGAACTGCTACGCAAAATTC
Above is a genomic segment from Clostridia bacterium containing:
- a CDS encoding type II secretion system F family protein; amino-acid sequence: MAEFLIKMADERGNVSELMEAGFSEAEVREHFAQQGYLVYWVKPRGLLAGGEIRLPQRKRVKLEQFVIFNQQFVTLIRAGLPISQALDLLSKRQRNLYFRSVLENVRDRVKSGELLSEAFEAQGVFPKIYSTTILAGEKSGNLEETLSRYIGFQRLALSFRKKLVASLIYPSILVIGVTLLLSLLITFVVPRFAALYNDMGAPLPGITAFTLAVALSIKNLLPLLLIGLGATGFLLWRWSRTDTGAAQIDKIKLRTPILGPTWLKYQVAVFSRMLATLLAGGLSLVPALETASASMQSRLMANGISVAVQSVREGQPLSRSLEATAIFPELAVEMIEVGESTGALPSMLTSVAEFYEEDVQNALSAAMSLIEPFILIFMGLVVGFILISLYMPVFSIGTTGAAGGIGSAGAGR
- the lolA gene encoding outer membrane lipoprotein chaperone LolA translates to MKILLRTLLAILCCGPLWLVATAMAQTSPADIQKLAEGVDKHYNNLTSMQADFAEIYRGGGMARSESGVMWLKKPGKMRWEYRNPREKLFITDGKTAWFYVPGERQARRASVKRLDDMRSPLRYLLGRTKLMKEFEGLSLAPDARPANQGNVMLRGVPKGMQDRVSQVLLEITPERRIARIFLEELDGSTTEFRFLQQRENVQVADERFRFSPPRGIEVMEASELAPQ